The window TGAAAATCTCGAGTCTGATCTCCAGGCTGCGTTGGCagtattgaaaaagaaagaagaagatctACAAGATGCAGAAAGAACGATTCTTTTAGAACGAAGTCAATTAAACAATGCGAGGGAGAAGTTGGAGAAGCAGGAGGAAGAAATTACTGTTGCTTATCGTAAACAGCAAGAATTAGAAGATGAGCTTAAAGAGGCAaatctaaacttagtttctcAAACTAGACTGATTGACgaattaaaacttcaaattatgGAGAAAGACGAGGGGATTGCTGCAGTTGAATCTGCCCTTGCTTTGAAAGAAGATGAGTTGAAGAGAATGAGAGCTGATTTGGCTATGAAGAGTGAAGAAGCTTTCAAGACAAACTGTGAACTTAAATCTAAGTCCCAGCTTCTGACGGAAGCCAACGAAGTCGTGAAAAGACAAGAAGTTGAGCTACAAATGCTTAAAAAGACTGTagtggagaaagaaaaagaatttgaacttTCTGTAAAGCTGCAAAAACTTGAAGTGGAGAGACTGGAAGTTGTAGAGAAAAATTTGGAGAAGAGGACCATGGAATGGTTGTTAGCACAGGAGGAATTGAAGAAAACGAAAAAGGAGGCATCTAAGAAAACAGTAGAGATGAATAAAACCGTGAACGACTTCAACCGAGTAAAGAAGCTTCTCGCCGATGTAAAAAGTGAGTTGGTTTCCTCCCAAAAGTCTCTTGTGTCCTccagaaagaaaattgaagaacaagaagatATTCTTGAGAGGCAAATGGCAGAActtgaagaacaaaagaagGGTATCAATGCATATATGTCGAGTTTAAAAGATGCTCAAATCGAAGTAGAGAGTGAAAGAGTAAAGCTTAGATTCATAGAGGCCCATAACAAGGAGCTCGAGGGTGACTTGGTGAAGGAAAAGGAGCTCACTGATGAGCTACAGCAACAActggagagagagaaatccTTTCTCCAGCAGGCAACTGAGGAGAAATCACTTCTACAGAACGAGCTAGAGCATAAACGTATCGAGTTCGAGAAAACTCACAAACTCCTTCAAGACAAAGCGTCGGCGTTGGTCGAGGCCAAGTTAGAAATCCAGCATTTGAAATCCAAACAGGTttctcttcaacttcttctaGAGGAGAAAGACTTGGAAATACTTGATGCACAAAAGAAAATCCAGAATTTAAATCAGGAAATCATTGAGCTACAAACACTTATGAGTAGTAAAGAGGCTCAGCTTGATCAGACAACTGCTATGCTGAAAGAGAAAGACGAACGTGTTGAGACAATGCAGAACGAACTAAACGATACAAAGCTGAAAATTTCCGAAGCTGAAGCAGCAGTAGAACACATTGTGGATCTCacaaataaattggtgatctCCATCAAAGACGGCGACGAA of the Cucumis sativus cultivar 9930 chromosome 3, Cucumber_9930_V3, whole genome shotgun sequence genome contains:
- the LOC101208859 gene encoding putative leucine-rich repeat-containing protein DDB_G0290503 produces the protein MASPAATHLNFSTSSSISQSQRSSLRFGRNRTNFFYSTNQKRRSHSLKVVQSVLNNCKSNLNDNGANEEAKLLLERLYAQTQRLEEHVSKDPHFPQDVWLGLSLENLESDLQAALAVLKKKEEDLQDAERTILLERSQLNNAREKLEKQEEEITVAYRKQQELEDELKEANLNLVSQTRLIDELKLQIMEKDEGIAAVESALALKEDELKRMRADLAMKSEEAFKTNCELKSKSQLLTEANEVVKRQEVELQMLKKTVVEKEKEFELSVKLQKLEVERLEVVEKNLEKRTMEWLLAQEELKKTKKEASKKTVEMNKTVNDFNRVKKLLADVKSELVSSQKSLVSSRKKIEEQEDILERQMAELEEQKKGINAYMSSLKDAQIEVESERVKLRFIEAHNKELEGDLVKEKELTDELQQQLEREKSFLQQATEEKSLLQNELEHKRIEFEKTHKLLQDKASALVEAKLEIQHLKSKQVSLQLLLEEKDLEILDAQKKIQNLNQEIIELQTLMSSKEAQLDQTTAMLKEKDERVETMQNELNDTKLKISEAEAAVEHIVDLTNKLVISIKDGDEYDVLKLNENLSLNLQQQLFKKPTDNIRLQKKQLETELELTKESLRRKEMEILAAERALTVKDEELKTVQERLDGKEKEFEKMKEEMDEEGKHLREQYTLAQDNVGGDLAIERLQFEAAQLEVEAATSALQKLTDMSRDLLNKAGRSLEADIGSRSIRIQQHDDDNNGVNGIDNNNSRFNEVKVEVSRLSSLTEQLLKEAGIFLDAD